From a single Streptomyces sp. NBC_00377 genomic region:
- a CDS encoding LysR family transcriptional regulator — MLVSSPDPVIDANLAIALDALLAEHSVTRAAARLHTSPAAMSRTLARLRRILQDPLLVRAGQTMVPTPRAQALREEAATVVRSLGALLSPGVNVDPAGLRSTFTLQAADLVGAALAPGLLQLAQREAPGVSFRIRAEELEAGPALRDGRIDLEIGAIDHVDPETQVEELVSLRMVAGVRPGHPLTEGTLTPARLAAAPHVAVSRRGRFTGPLDTALAEQSLRRRVSVVLPSHLAAMTLASRSDIVCLVPVASPGAAPSPLTHDARALGLHLLDIPLELPPLTIGMAWHPRHTADGAHHWLRNTVRRILCTPDNSL, encoded by the coding sequence ATGCTGGTGAGCAGCCCGGATCCGGTCATCGACGCCAATCTCGCCATTGCGCTGGACGCTCTGCTGGCCGAGCACAGCGTGACCCGCGCCGCCGCAAGGCTGCACACCTCACCCGCCGCCATGAGCCGCACCCTCGCCCGTCTGCGCCGCATCCTCCAGGACCCCCTCCTGGTCCGGGCCGGACAGACCATGGTTCCCACCCCACGCGCCCAGGCCCTGCGCGAGGAAGCCGCCACGGTGGTACGCAGCCTCGGAGCACTGCTCAGCCCCGGTGTGAACGTCGACCCCGCCGGCCTGCGCAGCACCTTCACCCTGCAAGCCGCGGACCTGGTCGGCGCGGCGCTGGCGCCCGGGCTGCTGCAACTGGCGCAGCGGGAGGCGCCCGGGGTCTCGTTCCGGATCCGGGCCGAAGAACTGGAGGCCGGCCCCGCACTGCGCGACGGACGGATCGACCTGGAGATCGGAGCCATCGACCACGTGGACCCCGAAACCCAGGTCGAAGAACTGGTCAGCCTGCGCATGGTCGCGGGCGTCCGGCCCGGCCATCCGCTCACCGAAGGGACGCTCACCCCGGCCCGGCTCGCTGCGGCCCCACACGTCGCGGTCAGCCGCCGCGGCCGGTTCACCGGCCCCCTCGACACCGCTCTGGCCGAGCAGAGTCTCCGACGGAGGGTCAGCGTCGTCCTCCCCAGTCACCTGGCCGCGATGACCCTCGCCTCTCGCAGCGACATCGTCTGCCTCGTACCCGTCGCATCGCCCGGTGCCGCCCCCTCACCTCTCACCCATGACGCCAGGGCCCTCGGACTGCACCTCCTCGACATCCCCCTCGAACTGCCTCCGCTGACCATCGGCATGGCCTGGCACCCCCGGCACACGGCCGACGGTGCCCACCACTGGCTCCGCAACACCGTCCGCCGGATCCTCTGCACGCCGGACAACAGCCTCTGA
- a CDS encoding DUF4142 domain-containing protein has protein sequence MGGALTLTVSALAYPSMLGLDTVSTSGDRLIANTQWGPFTESDRAFVVAVRAAGLWEHPVGQIGLQKGQSKGVLTASQHLIDGHAALDETCRKIAPMLNVVLPNIASPQQEGFVNTLKADQGKQFDVDFANILRMTHGSIFNTVAKVRSTTKNTLVRALADQANDTVLDHITVMEKTGLVDFDTTLFTQTTPPKLPKADTTPPVPPLGQPLVVLAPPPNATSTPADLGPAMNGAAVNGG, from the coding sequence GTGGGTGGTGCTTTGACCCTCACGGTGAGCGCCCTCGCCTACCCCTCGATGCTCGGGCTCGACACCGTGTCCACCTCGGGCGACCGGCTCATCGCGAACACCCAGTGGGGGCCGTTCACCGAGAGCGACCGCGCCTTCGTGGTGGCGGTGCGGGCCGCCGGGCTGTGGGAGCATCCGGTCGGGCAGATCGGGCTCCAGAAGGGGCAGAGCAAAGGCGTGCTCACCGCCAGCCAGCACCTGATCGACGGACACGCGGCACTGGACGAGACCTGCCGCAAGATCGCGCCGATGCTGAACGTCGTCCTGCCCAACATCGCCAGTCCGCAGCAGGAAGGGTTCGTCAACACCCTCAAGGCCGACCAGGGCAAGCAGTTCGACGTCGACTTCGCCAACATCCTGCGCATGACGCACGGATCGATCTTCAACACCGTGGCGAAGGTGCGCTCGACGACGAAGAACACTCTGGTGCGCGCCCTGGCCGACCAGGCCAACGACACCGTCCTGGACCACATCACGGTGATGGAGAAGACCGGCCTGGTCGACTTCGACACCACACTGTTCACCCAGACCACCCCGCCCAAGCTCCCCAAGGCCGACACGACTCCGCCGGTCCCGCCTCTCGGCCAGCCCCTGGTCGTTCTGGCCCCGCCGCCGAACGCCACGTCCACCCCGGCCGACCTGGGCCCCGCCATGAACGGGGCGGCCGTCAACGGCGGATAG
- a CDS encoding NAD(P)H-binding protein, protein MIVITAPTGNIGRHLLSRLLESAPAAGEELRVIVRDPARLPDAVRGRVEVVTGSHAEAGVVDRAFEGADAVFWLVPPDGSLTPQDAYSGFTRPAAKALTAHGVGHVVGVSALGRGTPLADRAGLVTASLAMDDLIAGTGVAYRALANPSFFENLLEESDSIREEGVFTDTLDADRKTPFVAVADIAAVAAGLLLDRSWTGTGSVPVLGPRDLSPNDLARIMTEQLGRPVRYERRSLDELYTTLVGHGLDEAFVQGVVDMKRAKDAGLDAGVARTPDTTSPTGFGEWCARTLRPAVVF, encoded by the coding sequence ATGATCGTCATCACTGCTCCGACCGGGAACATCGGCCGGCACCTGCTCTCCCGGCTCCTGGAGTCCGCCCCCGCCGCGGGCGAGGAACTGCGCGTGATCGTGCGCGATCCCGCCCGGCTTCCCGACGCGGTGCGCGGCCGCGTGGAGGTGGTCACCGGCTCGCACGCGGAGGCCGGGGTCGTCGACCGGGCGTTCGAGGGTGCCGACGCCGTCTTCTGGCTCGTCCCCCCGGATGGCTCCCTGACCCCGCAGGACGCCTACAGCGGTTTCACCCGGCCCGCCGCCAAGGCGCTCACCGCCCACGGCGTCGGCCATGTCGTCGGCGTCTCCGCGCTCGGCCGCGGCACCCCGCTCGCCGACCGGGCCGGCCTCGTCACCGCCTCCCTCGCGATGGACGACCTCATCGCGGGCACCGGCGTCGCCTACCGGGCCCTGGCCAACCCGTCCTTCTTCGAGAACCTCCTGGAGGAGTCCGACTCGATCCGTGAGGAGGGCGTCTTCACCGACACCCTCGACGCCGACCGCAAGACCCCCTTCGTCGCTGTCGCCGACATCGCGGCCGTCGCCGCCGGCCTGCTGCTGGACCGCTCGTGGACCGGCACCGGCAGCGTCCCGGTCCTCGGACCGCGGGATCTCTCCCCCAACGATCTCGCGCGCATCATGACGGAGCAGCTCGGCCGCCCCGTCCGCTACGAACGCCGGTCGCTCGACGAGCTGTACACCACCCTCGTCGGCCACGGCCTCGACGAGGCGTTCGTCCAGGGCGTGGTCGACATGAAGCGGGCCAAGGACGCGGGCCTCGACGCCGGCGTCGCCCGCACCCCGGACACGACCTCCCCCACCGGCTTCGGTGAGTGGTGCGCCCGGACCCTCAGGCCCGCCGTCGTGTTCTGA
- a CDS encoding metal-sensitive transcriptional regulator, protein MELAMAAEELKTVVNRLRRAQGQIAGVIKMIEEGRDCEDVVTQLAAASRALDKAGFAIIATGLQHCLTDADMAASGDREQMRTRLEKLFLSLA, encoded by the coding sequence GTGGAACTGGCGATGGCGGCTGAGGAACTGAAGACGGTGGTCAACCGGCTGCGCAGGGCGCAGGGCCAGATCGCGGGTGTGATCAAGATGATCGAGGAGGGGCGGGACTGCGAGGACGTGGTCACCCAGCTCGCGGCAGCGTCCCGGGCGCTGGACAAGGCGGGTTTCGCGATCATCGCCACCGGCCTGCAGCACTGCCTGACCGATGCGGACATGGCCGCTTCCGGCGATCGTGAGCAGATGCGTACCCGCCTGGAGAAACTGTTCCTCTCGCTGGCCTGA
- a CDS encoding SMI1/KNR4 family protein, producing the protein MTSTDLVSFDQTWDRLESWLASRSPADHAALRPPATAAEIAEVEEQLGFALHPQLRRLLERRNGVAEPEIGAESEVFPAGDILPLSHRLVSTAEIASMHEILVELHEDNDDPEFSDEEDVAGHLHQCVPFALPNDGGVAFIDHRPGLTYGHVFEMGIGSGDLEGTLWGSSLTEFVEAVTDALETGTAFMHYWPTTFTHSSGRTCIAWEIRS; encoded by the coding sequence ATGACATCGACGGATCTTGTCTCGTTCGATCAGACGTGGGATCGCCTTGAATCGTGGCTCGCTTCCCGTTCGCCCGCGGATCACGCCGCGCTTCGGCCTCCGGCAACCGCCGCTGAGATCGCCGAGGTGGAAGAACAGCTGGGCTTCGCCCTCCATCCCCAGCTCAGGAGGTTGCTGGAGCGCAGAAACGGCGTTGCCGAGCCGGAGATCGGAGCTGAGTCAGAAGTCTTCCCGGCCGGAGACATTCTGCCGCTGAGTCATCGGCTCGTCTCCACCGCTGAGATCGCGTCGATGCACGAGATTCTCGTGGAGCTCCATGAGGACAATGACGATCCCGAGTTTTCGGACGAAGAGGACGTCGCCGGCCATCTGCACCAGTGTGTGCCCTTCGCGCTGCCCAACGACGGAGGCGTCGCGTTCATCGACCACCGGCCGGGACTCACGTACGGACACGTGTTCGAGATGGGTATCGGCTCCGGCGATCTGGAGGGCACTCTCTGGGGCTCGAGCCTGACCGAGTTCGTCGAGGCCGTGACAGACGCTCTGGAAACGGGCACTGCGTTCATGCACTACTGGCCCACCACCTTCACGCACTCTTCCGGCAGGACCTGCATCGCATGGGAGATCCGTTCGTAG
- a CDS encoding darcynin family protein: MSVEKSEPPVTAFMLVKTTPEWLSLTVEERVDAFTTQVLPAIEAKTTGVRSRFYDTEFYSARVTDVWVWEAVDHHAYQLLVDALRETPFWDRYFEVVDLLVGTENGYARTYGLEPVATVST, from the coding sequence TTGTCCGTTGAGAAGTCCGAACCGCCGGTCACCGCGTTCATGCTGGTCAAGACCACCCCCGAGTGGCTCTCTCTGACCGTCGAGGAGCGCGTCGACGCCTTCACCACCCAGGTCCTGCCGGCCATCGAGGCGAAGACCACCGGCGTCCGGTCACGCTTCTACGACACAGAGTTCTACTCCGCTCGCGTCACCGATGTCTGGGTGTGGGAAGCCGTGGACCACCACGCCTACCAGCTCCTGGTCGACGCCCTGCGCGAAACCCCCTTCTGGGATCGCTACTTCGAGGTCGTCGACCTCCTCGTCGGCACCGAGAACGGCTACGCCCGCACCTACGGCCTCGAACCCGTCGCCACCGTCTCCACCTGA
- a CDS encoding MerR family transcriptional regulator — MTTPLTPAAAADHTGVSLDTLRYYEREGLIGPIRRTTGGRREYTEEDLFWIGLVTCFREAGLGIADVRGFVAILRAEHPAQDRVAFLRKRRAALEQRVAALSRAMEVLDDKIAYYS, encoded by the coding sequence ATGACCACCCCCCTGACTCCGGCCGCAGCCGCCGACCACACCGGCGTCTCCCTCGACACGCTGCGCTACTACGAGCGCGAAGGGCTCATCGGCCCGATCCGGCGCACCACCGGAGGGCGCAGGGAGTACACCGAGGAAGACCTCTTCTGGATCGGCCTGGTCACCTGCTTTCGTGAGGCCGGCCTCGGCATCGCGGATGTGCGGGGGTTCGTCGCCATCCTGCGCGCAGAGCATCCGGCGCAGGACCGGGTGGCCTTCCTGCGCAAGCGCCGTGCCGCCCTGGAGCAGCGAGTGGCGGCACTGTCCCGGGCGATGGAGGTCCTCGACGACAAGATCGCGTACTACAGCTGA
- a CDS encoding ANTAR domain-containing protein, with translation MGVLLAVHGVSQAAALDVLREVSRRTDIDLRAVAEAVLAQASGHPLPEPVGPELDAAVRRRKAGDAPEEPG, from the coding sequence ATCGGTGTTCTCCTCGCGGTTCACGGCGTTTCGCAGGCCGCTGCCCTCGACGTGCTGCGCGAAGTCTCCCGGCGCACCGACATCGACCTGCGTGCGGTCGCGGAAGCCGTGCTCGCTCAGGCGTCGGGGCATCCGCTGCCGGAACCGGTGGGCCCGGAACTGGACGCGGCGGTGCGACGCCGCAAAGCGGGAGACGCGCCGGAGGAGCCCGGGTAG
- a CDS encoding antibiotic biosynthesis monooxygenase family protein: MSDHPEGSVTPVEAYEPPYYVAVFTTVRAQEQSGYSETNARMEDLVKDVPGFLGMDHAQTPGGLGITVGYFRDADALTEWRTNAEHRAAQKRGRAEWYQSYTLHVAKVERSHGFMRAQALRSPTAG; encoded by the coding sequence ATGAGCGATCACCCGGAAGGTTCTGTCACGCCCGTCGAAGCCTATGAACCCCCCTACTATGTAGCTGTCTTCACTACGGTGCGAGCCCAGGAACAGAGCGGCTACAGCGAGACCAACGCCCGCATGGAAGACCTGGTGAAGGACGTCCCGGGATTCCTGGGGATGGACCACGCGCAGACTCCTGGCGGGCTGGGCATCACCGTCGGGTACTTCCGGGACGCCGACGCTCTCACGGAGTGGCGGACCAACGCCGAGCACCGAGCAGCGCAAAAGCGTGGGCGAGCCGAGTGGTACCAGAGCTACACGTTGCACGTCGCGAAAGTGGAACGGAGCCACGGGTTCATGCGAGCCCAGGCCCTGCGGAGCCCGACAGCAGGCTGA
- a CDS encoding aldo/keto reductase translates to MNITAPQIVLGTMDFGTRVGADQAFAILDSFVAGGGVWLDTANCYSFWADPSGVGGASEDVIGSWLRARPGVRDAVRIATKVRQNPLVAHSWPQSAEGLSARAVHVGVEKSLRRLGVEHVDMLWAHAEDRTVPLEETVGAFGEVVARGTAVRIGAANHAAWRVERARSLAREQRVQPWTALQLRHSLVQPRPLTPLAEAGHRMLTADDVDLARSEGLAVWSYSSLMWGSYVRADKPLPQPYDHPGTTRVLTVLDDVATELAATRNQIVLAWLMRQGIDPIVGASRVEQIEEALAARRVRLSDEHLARFARAR, encoded by the coding sequence ATGAACATCACCGCCCCCCAGATCGTCCTTGGGACAATGGATTTCGGCACCCGTGTAGGTGCTGACCAAGCCTTCGCGATCCTCGATTCCTTCGTCGCCGGTGGAGGAGTGTGGCTCGACACGGCGAACTGTTACTCCTTCTGGGCCGATCCCAGTGGCGTCGGCGGCGCCAGCGAGGATGTCATCGGCTCGTGGCTGCGAGCCCGTCCCGGCGTGCGCGACGCGGTGCGGATCGCGACGAAGGTCCGGCAGAATCCGCTCGTCGCGCACTCCTGGCCGCAGAGCGCCGAAGGACTCTCCGCCCGCGCGGTACACGTCGGCGTCGAGAAGAGCCTGAGACGTCTGGGCGTGGAACACGTCGACATGCTCTGGGCCCATGCCGAGGACCGCACCGTACCCCTGGAGGAGACGGTGGGTGCTTTCGGAGAGGTGGTTGCCAGGGGAACGGCTGTGCGGATCGGGGCGGCGAACCACGCCGCCTGGCGCGTCGAGCGCGCCCGCTCGCTCGCACGGGAGCAGCGCGTGCAACCGTGGACGGCTTTGCAACTGCGCCACTCACTCGTCCAGCCGCGCCCGCTCACCCCGCTCGCGGAAGCCGGCCACCGCATGCTCACCGCCGACGACGTGGACCTCGCGCGGTCGGAGGGACTTGCCGTGTGGTCGTACAGTTCGCTCATGTGGGGTTCCTACGTGCGTGCGGACAAGCCGCTTCCGCAACCCTATGATCATCCCGGGACCACTCGGGTGCTCACCGTCCTGGACGACGTCGCCACGGAGCTTGCGGCCACGAGGAACCAGATCGTCCTGGCATGGCTGATGCGGCAGGGGATCGACCCCATCGTCGGCGCGAGCCGGGTGGAGCAGATCGAGGAAGCGCTCGCCGCGCGCCGTGTGCGGCTCAGCGACGAGCACCTGGCGCGCTTCGCCCGAGCGCGATGA
- a CDS encoding PIG-L family deacetylase: MNDRPLTLMAVHAHPDDEATGTGGVLARYAAEGIRTVLVTCTDGGCGDGPGGVKPGDPGHDPAAVALLRRQELEASCEVLKVGHLEMLDYADSGMMGWPTNDAPGSFWQTPVQEGAARLAELMRHYQPDVVVTYDENGFYGHPDHIQANRITMAALTMTALTPKVYWTTAPRSMMQRFGEVMREFDADAREPDPAEAAAIAEIGLPDDEITTWVDTSEFGGQKYDALAAHASQGENIFFLKMGQERFTELMGVETFVRVQDATGAAVPENDLFSGLR, translated from the coding sequence ATGAATGACCGGCCCTTGACGCTCATGGCGGTACACGCGCACCCCGACGACGAGGCCACGGGAACAGGAGGTGTGCTCGCGCGGTACGCGGCGGAGGGCATCCGCACGGTTCTCGTGACATGCACCGACGGCGGTTGCGGTGACGGACCGGGAGGCGTCAAGCCGGGCGACCCCGGCCACGATCCGGCCGCTGTCGCCTTGTTGCGCCGCCAGGAACTGGAAGCGAGTTGTGAAGTCCTGAAGGTCGGTCACCTGGAAATGCTGGACTACGCGGACTCCGGGATGATGGGCTGGCCGACCAATGACGCCCCCGGATCCTTCTGGCAGACACCCGTGCAGGAGGGCGCTGCACGACTCGCGGAACTCATGCGGCACTACCAGCCCGATGTGGTCGTCACCTATGACGAGAACGGCTTCTACGGCCACCCCGACCACATCCAGGCCAACCGCATCACGATGGCGGCGCTGACGATGACCGCGCTGACACCGAAGGTGTACTGGACGACGGCGCCCCGCTCGATGATGCAGCGGTTCGGGGAGGTCATGCGCGAGTTCGATGCGGACGCGCGGGAGCCGGATCCCGCCGAGGCCGCCGCGATCGCCGAGATCGGACTCCCCGACGACGAGATCACCACCTGGGTGGACACCAGCGAGTTCGGCGGCCAGAAGTACGATGCGCTCGCCGCCCACGCCAGCCAGGGAGAGAACATCTTCTTCCTCAAAATGGGCCAGGAAAGGTTCACCGAGCTCATGGGCGTCGAGACTTTCGTACGCGTCCAGGACGCCACCGGCGCGGCCGTGCCCGAGAACGACCTCTTCAGCGGACTGCGCTGA
- a CDS encoding helix-turn-helix domain-containing protein produces MEAIHDDVAEFALLLRRLKERTDRSYAALARRLGVNASTLHRYCAGEAVPLDFTGIERFAALCGASPEERVELHRRWILAVAARRRSRTSEVRRAPMPHATTSTAAPAVSASHSSASAEAPEPASHADARPGSASPDGRRRALRSITLAALFAVALAGLATSAAGPRSGAGGSSASARITPTPPAQAARSDGSPLPADGRPSGAGESTAPARPTPKPSAPATPGGGGQQRNRASTGTVPPAAPLTWTADSHLWRLECDHDYVIDKSPQQVPPPPTPADAAGWATSQQAVHGRTTDLRITVQGRGSAAVVLEALHVRVVNRTVPAVRRGIAYSMYEGCGAVLIPRYFSVNLDAPRALARPMSGNEPGRPTTVVGFPYRVSLREPEILLLSARTQSCTCEWYVDLDWSSQGRTGTMRIDDHGHPFRTTSIEGLPHYWYRNPSGWVPMTTVYDESETAD; encoded by the coding sequence ATGGAAGCAATCCACGATGACGTAGCGGAGTTCGCGTTACTGCTGAGGCGTCTGAAGGAGCGCACGGACCGCAGCTACGCGGCACTGGCCCGCCGCCTGGGCGTGAACGCCTCCACGCTGCACCGCTACTGCGCGGGAGAGGCGGTTCCCCTGGACTTCACCGGGATCGAGCGGTTCGCCGCACTGTGCGGCGCCTCCCCCGAGGAACGCGTGGAACTGCACCGCCGTTGGATCCTGGCGGTCGCGGCACGGCGACGCTCACGCACCTCCGAGGTCCGGCGGGCGCCGATGCCCCACGCCACCACGAGCACCGCGGCACCGGCTGTGTCCGCGAGCCACAGCAGCGCGTCTGCCGAGGCACCCGAGCCGGCCTCGCATGCCGACGCGCGCCCGGGGTCGGCCTCGCCCGACGGCCGACGGCGGGCCCTGCGGTCGATAACTCTGGCGGCCCTGTTCGCCGTTGCGCTCGCCGGCCTCGCCACGTCCGCTGCCGGACCCCGCTCCGGTGCCGGTGGGTCGTCGGCCTCCGCCCGCATCACGCCAACTCCCCCGGCGCAGGCCGCACGCAGCGACGGCAGCCCGCTGCCCGCCGACGGACGTCCTTCCGGTGCCGGTGAGTCGACCGCTCCCGCCCGCCCCACGCCGAAACCCTCGGCGCCGGCCACGCCCGGCGGTGGTGGCCAGCAGAGGAACCGGGCGAGCACCGGTACGGTCCCACCGGCGGCCCCGCTGACCTGGACGGCCGACTCCCACCTCTGGCGACTCGAATGCGACCATGACTACGTCATCGACAAGTCACCGCAGCAGGTCCCTCCGCCGCCCACGCCGGCGGACGCCGCGGGGTGGGCCACCTCCCAGCAAGCGGTGCACGGACGCACCACCGATCTGCGGATCACGGTGCAGGGACGCGGGTCCGCCGCGGTCGTCCTTGAGGCACTGCATGTGCGCGTGGTCAACCGCACCGTCCCCGCCGTCCGCCGGGGCATCGCCTACTCCATGTACGAGGGCTGCGGCGCCGTCCTCATCCCCCGCTACTTCTCCGTGAACCTCGACGCGCCGCGGGCCCTGGCGCGTCCGATGTCCGGCAACGAACCGGGCAGACCGACCACGGTGGTCGGCTTTCCCTACCGGGTGTCCCTGCGGGAGCCGGAGATCCTGCTGCTCTCCGCTCGCACGCAATCCTGTACCTGCGAGTGGTACGTCGACCTCGACTGGTCCTCACAGGGCAGAACCGGCACGATGCGCATCGACGACCACGGCCACCCGTTCCGCACCACCAGCATCGAGGGGCTACCGCACTACTGGTACCGCAACCCCTCTGGCTGGGTCCCCATGACCACCGTCTACGACGAGTCGGAAACCGCCGATTGA
- a CDS encoding DUF4232 domain-containing protein, with protein sequence MNVKSSAGRRVAVAAGLVLALGCGVSAQASATGPRTITAKTYDAAAHRSGGTAAKAATIAVCSQDVLGVSAVKEPADSKTARHLLLIVQNAGDKKCNLYRHPLVRLGADARTTVPVIKESDPNPGVPVTLAPGEEAYAALLVSGGARDEYEAKSITLSLQGRTVGSSAGKPIDVPMPAPTLYADDGQLVTYWTTASGFALDFIMSK encoded by the coding sequence ATGAACGTGAAGTCCTCTGCGGGCCGCCGTGTGGCCGTGGCCGCGGGTCTCGTCCTTGCCCTCGGGTGCGGAGTGTCGGCACAGGCCTCCGCCACCGGCCCGCGGACGATCACCGCCAAGACCTACGATGCGGCGGCGCACCGCTCGGGAGGCACCGCCGCCAAGGCCGCCACCATCGCCGTCTGCTCCCAGGACGTGCTCGGAGTGTCCGCCGTGAAGGAGCCAGCGGACAGCAAGACGGCCAGGCACCTCCTCCTGATCGTCCAGAACGCCGGCGACAAGAAGTGCAACCTCTATCGCCACCCCCTGGTGCGACTTGGCGCCGACGCCCGGACCACGGTTCCTGTGATCAAGGAGAGCGACCCGAACCCCGGCGTGCCCGTCACCCTCGCTCCGGGTGAAGAGGCGTATGCCGCTCTGCTCGTCAGTGGTGGCGCCAGGGACGAGTACGAGGCCAAGAGCATCACCCTCAGCCTCCAGGGCCGCACGGTCGGCAGCAGCGCGGGCAAGCCGATCGATGTCCCCATGCCGGCCCCCACGTTGTACGCGGACGACGGCCAGCTGGTCACCTACTGGACGACTGCTTCCGGCTTCGCCCTGGATTTCATCATGTCGAAGTGA